The Lacipirellula parvula genome window below encodes:
- a CDS encoding NIPSNAP family protein, giving the protein MQRRNFLQASLTASSVAAVGLAASPQTIAAAPAAAERELYEWRTYRLKDKAQQPALHDYLKSAAIPAWKKLGLGPVGAFTEIGPDDGPSVHVLLVYPNPAAFAAAREALEADAAFTTATNAYRTAKRESPAYEGIDSSLMLAFASTPTITPPAQKPRVLELRTYKNHNDDRARAKVAMFNDGECDIFPKCGFENVFFGETLVGDDQPNLKYMLAAPDMAANEKGWKAFLESPDFIRMRDDAKYADTQPAITKLFLEPTDYSEI; this is encoded by the coding sequence ATGCAACGCCGCAACTTCCTCCAAGCCTCCCTCACCGCCTCGTCCGTCGCCGCGGTCGGCTTAGCGGCCTCGCCGCAAACCATCGCCGCCGCTCCCGCCGCGGCCGAACGCGAACTCTACGAATGGCGCACCTACCGCCTCAAAGACAAAGCCCAACAACCCGCACTGCACGACTACCTGAAATCGGCCGCGATCCCCGCTTGGAAGAAGCTCGGCCTCGGTCCCGTCGGAGCCTTCACTGAAATCGGCCCCGACGACGGCCCGTCGGTTCACGTGTTGCTCGTCTACCCGAACCCTGCCGCGTTCGCCGCCGCTCGCGAGGCGCTCGAAGCCGACGCCGCGTTCACCACAGCGACCAACGCTTACCGCACCGCGAAGCGCGAATCGCCCGCTTACGAAGGCATCGACAGTTCGCTGATGCTCGCATTCGCGTCGACGCCCACGATCACGCCGCCGGCCCAGAAGCCGCGCGTCCTCGAGCTCCGCACCTACAAGAACCACAACGACGACCGCGCTCGCGCGAAGGTCGCGATGTTCAACGACGGCGAGTGCGACATCTTCCCGAAGTGTGGTTTTGAAAACGTCTTCTTCGGCGAAACGCTCGTCGGCGACGACCAGCCGAACCTGAAGTACATGCTCGCCGCGCCAGACATGGCAGCTAACGAAAAGGGCTGGAAGGCGTTCCTCGAGTCTCCCGACTTCATCCGCATGCGCGACGACGCCAAATACGCCGACACGCAGCCGGCGATCACGAAACTGTTCCTAGAACCGACCGACTACTCCGAAATCTAG
- a CDS encoding vitamin B12-dependent ribonucleotide reductase, with the protein MADASLAARTQSRPAGSTRSAAKRFHGRLKIDAQFCPVEVADVYDTVQWDVRSAAIKGENGEVLFEQTNCEVPQFWSQLATNVICSKYFYGEVGTEQREYSVRQLIHRVVRTITDWGLEDGYFATAEDGERFCRDLSWLCLHQHGAFNSPVWFNVGLYHQYGVTGAKCNWRWDPQTREVVQPENPYEFPQGSACFIQHVDDNMEDIMELARSEAMLFKFGSGTGTDLSTLRSHREKLAGGGKPSGPLSFMRVYDQVAAVVKSGGKTRRAAKMQSIKVWHPDVMEFIECKWKEEQKARVLIEKGGYESNFNGEAYSSIMFQNANLSVRLTDDFMHAVEKNAEWTTRWVTDPKKAGPSYQARDVLNRMADCAWHCGDPGVQYDTTINNWHTCPNSGRINASNPCSEYMFLDDTACNLASINLMKFRQEDGTFDADRFRAACRLYFIAQEILVDHASYPTQDIARNSHAFRPLGLGYANLGSLLMAGGMAYDSEAGRGVCGAMTALLHGAANLTSAELAEAVGTFEGFELNREPMLRVMEMHRAATEQIKPECPEYLRDASRQVWDEVVAAGAAHGFRNAQATVLAPTGTISFMMDCDTTGIEPDIALVKYKQLAGGGMLKIVNQTVPATLATLGYEQPEIESIIDYINKEDTIEGAADLKPEHLSIFDCAFTPRNGTRSIAWQAHVTMMAAAQPFLSGAISKTVNMPRDTTTEDIAQAYFDGWRLGLKALAIYRDGSKESQPLNTGTEADKAKAKEVAAIAKPRRERLPDTRQSVTHKFNVAGHEGYITVGLYPDGRPGELFITMAKEGSTIGGLMDAFGTAVSMSLQYGVPMEDYVRKFSHMRFEPQGHTKNPDIRIAKSLIDYIFRWMGITFLPGYKEASLGLPLEGPSPAANPAGDDEVSDTQHKPVAKKADGLTSSSEAKPAAAKSESSKPASSTERAGSSPTPAAKTNGHTNGHGKNGSNGNSSNGNGNSFYSAKLLERAGVLTKSDAASPNIRSEQFAQFQIDAPACDGCGAITVRNGNCYLCHNCGNSMGCS; encoded by the coding sequence ATGGCCGACGCTTCGCTCGCTGCACGCACCCAATCCCGTCCCGCTGGCTCCACGCGCAGTGCCGCCAAGCGATTCCATGGACGGCTCAAGATCGACGCCCAGTTCTGCCCCGTCGAGGTGGCTGACGTCTACGACACCGTTCAATGGGACGTTCGCAGCGCCGCCATCAAGGGCGAGAACGGCGAAGTGTTGTTCGAGCAAACCAACTGCGAAGTGCCGCAGTTCTGGTCGCAGCTCGCCACCAACGTCATCTGCAGCAAATACTTCTACGGCGAAGTCGGCACTGAACAGCGCGAATACAGCGTCCGCCAGCTGATCCACCGCGTCGTCCGCACGATCACCGACTGGGGTCTCGAAGACGGCTACTTCGCCACCGCCGAAGATGGCGAGCGATTCTGCCGCGACCTGTCGTGGCTCTGCCTCCACCAACACGGCGCCTTCAACTCGCCCGTGTGGTTCAACGTCGGCCTCTACCACCAATACGGCGTCACCGGCGCCAAGTGCAACTGGCGCTGGGATCCGCAAACCCGCGAAGTCGTTCAGCCTGAGAACCCCTACGAGTTCCCCCAAGGCTCGGCCTGCTTCATCCAGCACGTCGACGACAACATGGAAGACATCATGGAGCTCGCCCGCAGCGAGGCCATGTTGTTCAAGTTCGGTAGCGGCACCGGCACCGACCTCTCGACGCTCCGTTCGCATCGCGAAAAGCTCGCTGGCGGCGGCAAGCCCTCGGGCCCCCTTTCCTTCATGCGGGTTTACGACCAAGTCGCTGCCGTGGTGAAGTCGGGCGGCAAGACCCGTCGCGCCGCCAAGATGCAGTCGATCAAGGTCTGGCATCCAGACGTGATGGAATTCATCGAATGCAAGTGGAAGGAAGAGCAAAAGGCTCGCGTCCTCATTGAAAAGGGCGGCTACGAGTCGAACTTCAACGGCGAAGCCTACAGCTCGATCATGTTCCAGAATGCGAACCTCTCGGTTCGCCTGACGGACGACTTCATGCACGCCGTCGAGAAGAACGCCGAGTGGACCACCCGCTGGGTCACCGACCCCAAGAAGGCCGGCCCCTCCTACCAAGCTCGCGACGTCCTCAACCGCATGGCCGACTGTGCGTGGCACTGCGGCGATCCGGGCGTCCAGTACGACACGACGATCAACAACTGGCACACCTGCCCGAACAGCGGTCGCATCAACGCCAGCAATCCGTGCAGCGAGTACATGTTCCTCGACGACACGGCCTGCAACCTGGCGAGCATCAACCTGATGAAGTTCCGTCAGGAAGACGGCACGTTCGACGCCGATCGCTTCCGCGCGGCTTGCCGGCTCTACTTCATCGCCCAGGAAATCTTGGTCGATCACGCCAGCTACCCGACGCAAGACATCGCTCGCAACAGCCATGCCTTCCGTCCGCTGGGTCTCGGCTACGCGAACCTCGGCAGCCTGCTGATGGCGGGCGGCATGGCCTATGACAGCGAAGCCGGTCGCGGCGTTTGCGGCGCCATGACGGCCCTGCTCCACGGCGCCGCCAACCTGACGAGCGCTGAACTTGCCGAAGCCGTCGGCACGTTCGAAGGTTTCGAGCTCAATCGCGAACCGATGCTCCGCGTCATGGAAATGCACCGCGCCGCGACCGAGCAAATCAAGCCCGAGTGCCCCGAGTACCTCCGCGATGCGTCGCGGCAAGTGTGGGACGAGGTCGTCGCCGCTGGCGCCGCTCACGGTTTCCGCAACGCTCAGGCCACCGTGCTCGCCCCCACCGGCACCATCAGCTTCATGATGGACTGCGACACCACCGGCATCGAACCTGATATCGCCCTGGTGAAGTACAAGCAGCTCGCCGGCGGCGGCATGCTGAAGATCGTCAACCAAACCGTCCCGGCCACTCTCGCCACCCTCGGCTACGAGCAACCCGAGATCGAGTCGATCATCGACTACATCAACAAGGAAGATACGATCGAAGGCGCCGCCGATCTGAAGCCCGAGCATCTCTCGATCTTCGACTGTGCGTTCACGCCGCGCAACGGTACGCGCAGCATCGCCTGGCAAGCTCACGTCACAATGATGGCCGCCGCTCAGCCCTTCCTGTCGGGCGCCATCAGCAAGACCGTCAACATGCCCCGCGACACGACGACCGAGGACATCGCTCAGGCCTACTTCGACGGCTGGCGTCTCGGCCTGAAGGCCCTCGCGATCTATCGCGACGGCTCGAAGGAAAGCCAACCGCTGAACACCGGCACCGAAGCCGATAAGGCGAAGGCCAAGGAAGTCGCCGCCATCGCGAAGCCCCGCCGCGAACGGTTGCCCGACACCCGTCAGTCGGTCACCCACAAGTTCAACGTGGCTGGTCACGAAGGCTACATCACCGTCGGCCTCTATCCGGACGGCCGCCCGGGCGAGCTCTTCATCACGATGGCCAAGGAAGGTTCGACCATCGGCGGTTTGATGGACGCCTTCGGCACCGCGGTCTCGATGAGCCTGCAGTACGGCGTGCCGATGGAAGATTATGTTCGCAAGTTCAGCCATATGCGGTTTGAACCTCAAGGACATACGAAGAACCCCGACATCCGCATCGCGAAGAGCCTGATCGACTACATCTTCCGCTGGATGGGAATCACGTTCCTCCCCGGCTACAAGGAAGCGAGCTTGGGCCTGCCGCTCGAAGGCCCCAGCCCGGCCGCAAACCCTGCCGGCGACGACGAGGTTTCGGACACACAGCACAAGCCCGTCGCCAAGAAGGCCGACGGGCTGACCAGCAGCTCGGAAGCAAAGCCCGCCGCGGCCAAGTCGGAATCATCGAAGCCGGCAAGCTCCACTGAGCGAGCCGGGTCGTCCCCGACCCCGGCCGCCAAGACCAATGGCCACACGAACGGTCACGGCAAGAACGGCAGCAACGGCAACAGTTCTAACGGCAACGGCAACTCCTTCTACAGCGCCAAGCTCCTCGAACGAGCCGGCGTGCTGACGAAGAGCGACGCCGCCAGCCCCAACATCCGCAGCGAACAGTTCGCGCAGTTCCAAATCGACGCCCCGGCGTGCGACGGCTGCGGCGCGATCACCGTCCGCAACGGCAACTGCTACCTCTGCCACAACTGCGGCAACAGCATGGGCTGCAGCTAA
- a CDS encoding class I SAM-dependent methyltransferase encodes MSNADYRWNQTQAVVDYDAAAPVIHPQYVTVQDQLLAALPYAANVAFRLVDVGGGSGRLVERVLEQFPNATAVVMDQSEPFLGVAQQRLERFGARASFALQRLQDDWPAAIGPVDAVVSTSAIHHLEPAEKQTLFAKIFAALPSGGVFLNGDEHRSASDAEFRTLLEAWGRHMESSLAAGRIPASFDQVIAKWRRRNLDEFGAPAKSGDDCHETIETQVEYLRAAGFTPVEVPWQHELWALFVARKA; translated from the coding sequence ATGAGCAACGCCGACTATCGCTGGAATCAAACGCAGGCCGTCGTCGATTACGACGCGGCGGCGCCGGTTATTCATCCGCAGTATGTGACGGTGCAGGACCAACTGCTGGCGGCGTTGCCTTATGCGGCGAACGTTGCGTTTCGGCTCGTCGACGTCGGCGGCGGTTCGGGGCGGTTGGTTGAGCGGGTGCTTGAGCAATTCCCGAATGCGACGGCGGTTGTGATGGATCAGTCGGAGCCGTTCTTGGGCGTTGCGCAGCAGCGGCTCGAACGGTTTGGCGCGCGGGCGTCGTTCGCGCTGCAGCGGTTGCAAGATGATTGGCCGGCGGCGATCGGACCGGTCGACGCGGTGGTGAGCACCTCGGCGATTCACCATCTCGAACCGGCGGAGAAGCAGACGCTGTTTGCGAAGATTTTCGCGGCGCTGCCGAGCGGCGGCGTCTTTCTCAACGGCGACGAACATCGGTCGGCGAGCGATGCAGAGTTTCGCACGCTGCTCGAAGCGTGGGGGCGGCACATGGAGTCGTCGCTCGCCGCGGGGCGGATTCCGGCGTCGTTCGATCAAGTGATCGCGAAGTGGCGGCGGCGGAATCTCGACGAGTTCGGGGCCCCTGCGAAAAGTGGCGACGATTGTCACGAAACGATCGAGACGCAGGTTGAGTACCTGCGAGCGGCGGGGTTTACCCCCGTCGAAGTCCCTTGGCAGCACGAACTGTGGGCGCTGTTTGTGGCGCGCAAGGCGTGA